A region of Meiothermus cerbereus DSM 11376 DNA encodes the following proteins:
- a CDS encoding metal-sensitive transcriptional regulator: MRAVKKNDLEARTRVLNRLKRLEGQVRGLQKMVEEDRDCREILTLLSGIRSALEATGDLIFETYLEECRADLAKGQGDTKAIVEAVRLLRG, encoded by the coding sequence ATGCGAGCTGTTAAGAAAAACGACCTCGAGGCCCGTACCCGCGTGCTGAACCGGCTCAAGCGGCTGGAGGGGCAGGTGCGGGGCCTGCAAAAGATGGTGGAAGAAGATCGCGACTGCCGCGAGATTCTGACCCTGCTCTCTGGCATCCGAAGCGCCCTGGAAGCCACCGGCGACCTTATCTTTGAAACCTATTTGGAAGAGTGTCGGGCCGATTTAGCCAAAGGCCAAGGGGACACCAAAGCCATCGTGGAGGCCGTGCGCCTGCTGCGCGGCTGA